One genomic window of Diospyros lotus cultivar Yz01 chromosome 8, ASM1463336v1, whole genome shotgun sequence includes the following:
- the LOC127807911 gene encoding EH domain-containing protein 1-like — protein sequence MEIEPIPVSSCSKEHQKVYQEWFNLADSDRDGRITGNDATKFFAMSNLSRPELKQVWAIADTRRQGFLGFKEFITAMQLISLAQEGHELTSDLLKRTVDMEPIKPPLMEGLNDLLAKTNDLIINGHSEANGSTLFQPSPARNLFTSKSTKKTTTLVAVTSIIDGLKRLYNEKLKPLEVTYRFNDFVSPLLTNSDFDAKPMVMLLGQYSTGKTTFIKHLLKCNYPGSHIGPEPTTDRFVVVMSGPDERSIPGNTIAVQADMPFNGLTTFGGAFLSKFQCSQMPHPLLEHITFVDTPGVLSGEKQRTHRSYDFTGVISWFAAKCDLILLLFDPHKLDISDEFKRVISSLRGHDDKIRVVLNKADQVDTQQLMRVYGALMWSLGKVLNTPEVVRVYIGSFNDKPVNEEAVGPMGKDLFEKEQDDLLADLIDIPKKACDRRINEFVKRTRAAKIHAYIISQLKKEMPAVMGKSKTQQRLIDNLEDVFAKVQREFHLPAGDFPSVEHFREVLCGYSIDKFEKLKPKMIQAVDDMLGYDIPELLKNFRNPYD from the exons gtttgGGCAATTGCGGACACCAGAAGACAGGGATTTCTAGGTTTTAAGGAGTTCATTACTGCAATGCAG TTGATATCTCTGGCACAAGAAGGACATGAGTTGACCTCTGATCTCCTTAAAAGAACAG TTGATATGGAGCCCATAAAACCTCCACTGATGGAAGGTCTGAATGATTTGCTAGCA AAGACTAATGATCTAATAATCAATGGACACTCTGAAGCAAATG GGAGTACTCTATTCCAACCATCACCGGCAAGAAACTTATTTACATCAAAATCCACCAAGAAG ACAACAACACTTGTTGCAGTTACATCCATAATTGATGGCTTGAAGAGATTGTATAATGAAAAGCTAAAGCCACTGGAAGTTACTTACCGTTTCAATGACTTTGTATCTCCCTTATTG ACAAACAGTGATTTTGATGCTAAACCCATGGTTATGCTTCTGGGCCAATACTCAACTGGCAAAACTACTTTCATAAAACATTTGCTGAAATGTAACTACCCAG GATCACACATTGGACCAGAGCCTACAACTGATCGGTTTGTTGTTGTTATG TCTGGACCTGATGAAAGAAGCATCCCAGGGAACACCATTGCTGTTCAAGCTGACATGCCCTTTAATGGTCTAACCACTTTTGGAGGAgcctttttgtcaaaatttcaGTGTTCCCAAATGCCACATCCC CTTCTAGAACACATTACATTTGTGGACACTCCTGGAGTTTTATCTGGAGAGAAGCAGCGGACACATCGGAGTTACGATTTTACTGGTGTTATCTCGTGGTTTGCAGCGAAATGTGATCTTATTCTGCTTTTATTTGATCCCCATAAGCTTGATATTAGTGATGAATTCAAGCGTGTGATTTCATCTCTCCGTGGTCATGATGACAAGATACGTGTTGTCTTAAACAAGGCAGACCAAGTTGATACCCAACAA TTAATGCGAGTCTATGGTGCCTTAATGTGGTCGCTCGGGAAAGTTTTAAACACACCAGAGGTTGTCCGTGTGTACATTGG CTCCTTCAATGACAAGCCTGTTAATGAAGAAGCTGTAGGCCCGATGGGGAAGGATCTATTTGAGAAAGAACAAGATGATCTGCTTGCAGACTTGATTGATATTCCAAAGAAGGCTTGTGACCGTCGG ATTAATGAATTTGTAAAACGTACCCGAGCTGCTAAGATTCATGCCTACATAATCAGCCAGCTTAAAAAAGAGATGCCTGCAGTGATGGGAAAATCCAAAACTCAACAACGACTTATTGATAATCTTGAAGATGTATTTGCAAAG GTCCAGAGGGAGTTCCATCTACCTGCAGGTGATTTTCCAAGTGTGGAGCATTTTAGGGAGGTTTTGTGTGGCTACAGCATCGACAAATTTGAGAAACTGAAACCCAAAATGATCCAAGCTGTGGATGATATGCTTGGTTATGACATTCCAGAGCTCTTAAAGAACTTCAGGAATCCTTATGACTAA